The following coding sequences are from one Portunus trituberculatus isolate SZX2019 chromosome 32, ASM1759143v1, whole genome shotgun sequence window:
- the LOC123512069 gene encoding acetylgalactosaminyl-O-glycosyl-glycoprotein beta-1,3-N-acetylglucosaminyltransferase-like, whose translation MKFLFRKKCKQGKNYVEKLPWVAIQSDLLEVTLGSRGGSRSTSPGPEEGGAGGAWCVRVCLLRLVQFALLLATLATVANFVASALLAAPVPRPRPLLPPVSEDALPHASPATLLDLDDFELLHEAEAACRPARLFFLFLVHSRPDHFLQRQAIRATWGGARDLGEGWATRTVFLLGRGGGGDGNSVAPESSVFDVEGVVAREAARHGDLVVGSFVDHYHNLTYKHVMALRWAARRCSHAIFLVKADDDAFIDVPALRALLGRTFSVPPPRRTLACNALPAGTQPQRSGKWAVSREAYPWVEYPRYCAGLAYLVTPTVADLLARAAQAEVAPRVWVDDVWVTGLLAEALDLRPHYLNLRYSYDHDEVAQWAASARPAAPPPYTFVHLDAARPDWRSTLDTLWSHALTVHTSLVPNATATEPSAAS comes from the coding sequence AGCGACCTGCTGGAGGTGACTCTCGGCAGTCGCGGGGGCAGCCGCAGCACTAGCCCGGGCCCGGAggagggcggggcgggcggggcatggtgtgtgagggtgtgccTGCTGAGGCTGGTGCAATTCGCACTCCTGCTGGCCACGCTCGCTACTGTGGCAAACTTCGTGGCCTCCGCCCTGCTGGCCGCCCCCgtcccacgcccacgcccgctACTTCCGCCCGTGTCTGAGGACGCCCTGCCACACGCCTCCCCGGCCACCCTCCTTGATTTGGACGACTTCGAACTGCTGCACGAGGCCGAGGCCGCCTGTCGCCCCGcacgcctcttcttcctcttcctcgtgcaCTCCCGACCCGACCACTTCCTCCAGCGCCAGGCCATCCGCGCTACGTGGGGCGGCGCCCGGGACCTGGGCGAGGGCTGGGCCACCCGCACCGTGTTTCTGCTGGggcgcggcggcggtggcgacgGCAACAGTGTGGCCCCGGAGAGCAGCGTGTTTGACGTGGAGGGCGTGGTGGCGCGGGAGGCGGCGCGGCACGGGGACCTGGTGGTGGGCTCCTTCGTGgaccactaccacaacctcaCCTACAAACACGTGATGGCGCTGCGGTGGGCGGCGCGGCGCTGCTCCCACGCTATCTTCCTAGTTAAGGCGGACGACGACGCCTTCATCGATGTGCCGGCGCTGAGGGCGCTGCTGGGCCGCACCTTCAGCGTGCCTCCGCCGCGCCGCACGCTGGCCTGCAACGCTCTCCCTGCAGGTACACAGCCTCAGCGGAGTGGCAAGTGGGCGGTGAGCCGCGAGGCATACCCATGGGTGGAATATCCACGCTATTGTGCAGGCCTGGCCTACCTAGTGACGCCCACGGTGGCTGATTTGCTGGCACGCGCGGCACAAGCGGAGGTGGCGCCCAGGGTGTGGGTGGACGATGTGTGGGTGACGGGACTCCTGGCCGAGGCACTTGACCTGCGGCCTCACTACCTCAACCTGCGCTACTCCTACGACCACGACGAGGTGGCCCAGTGGGCGGCCAGTGCGCGCCCTGCTGCTCCGCCGCCCTACACCTTCGTACACCTGGACGCCGCTCGCCCAGACTGGCGATCCACACTCGACACGCTGTGGAGTCACGCCCTCACCGTGCACACCTCCCTGGTGCCCAATGCCACCGCCACAGAACCGTCCGCGGCGTCGTAG